One genomic region from Dehalococcoidia bacterium encodes:
- the map gene encoding type I methionyl aminopeptidase: MVEVKSRDEIKVMREAGRHVAEVLQLLGQAVRPGLVVRELDEIVLDEYKRRGVTPTFLNYAPGGKPPYPATVCVSINEQIVHGIPGSRVLKDGDIVSLDLGATFKGFVGDTAITVPCGTVSAEAARLIETTRGALQAGIEAARAGSRIGDIGATVQQYAESRGYSVVREYAGHGVGRRMHEEPQIPNYGEPGTGRILRPGWVIAIEPMVNVGTYLTQEQPDRWTVSTADGSLSAHFEHTIAITENGAEVLTLP; this comes from the coding sequence GTGGTCGAGGTCAAGTCACGCGACGAGATCAAGGTGATGCGTGAGGCCGGCCGGCACGTGGCCGAGGTGCTGCAACTGCTGGGGCAGGCGGTGCGGCCCGGCCTCGTGGTGCGCGAGCTGGATGAGATCGTACTGGACGAATACAAGCGTCGCGGCGTCACGCCGACCTTCTTGAACTACGCGCCCGGCGGGAAGCCGCCGTACCCGGCCACGGTCTGCGTCTCGATCAACGAGCAGATCGTGCACGGCATCCCCGGCAGCCGCGTGTTGAAGGACGGCGATATCGTCTCGCTCGACTTGGGCGCGACATTCAAGGGCTTCGTCGGCGACACGGCGATTACCGTGCCCTGCGGCACGGTCTCTGCCGAGGCGGCGCGGCTGATCGAGACGACGCGCGGCGCCCTCCAGGCCGGCATCGAGGCGGCGCGGGCCGGGTCGCGGATCGGCGACATCGGCGCCACGGTGCAGCAGTACGCCGAATCTCGCGGTTACAGCGTGGTGCGCGAGTACGCGGGGCATGGCGTCGGCCGGCGCATGCACGAAGAGCCGCAAATACCGAACTACGGGGAGCCGGGCACGGGACGGATCCTGCGGCCGGGCTGGGTGATCGCGATCGAGCCGATGGTGAACGTCGGCACCTATCTGACGCAGGAACAGCCGGACCGCTGGACCGTTTCCACGGCCGACGGCAGCCTCTCGGCCCACTTCGAGCACACGATCGCGATTACCGAAAACGGCGCCGAAGTGCTGACCCTGCCGTAG
- a CDS encoding adenylate kinase: MYILLLGAPGAGKGTQAETLMRETGLPQIASGDLFRAVRTQQTELAALVRSYYDKGQLVPDDVTIRMFLERLAEPDAANGAMLDGFPRTLEQARALDAAFAREGKAIEVVLYIEVSEPELMTRLSGRLICKNNGLHVFHEVTHPPKVAGVCDICGGELYQRVDDKPETARERLQVFFNQTMPLVEYYQGQGKLKRVNGEQAPDAVGRELIAAVRGLRDGAAV; encoded by the coding sequence ATGTACATCCTCCTCCTCGGCGCCCCGGGCGCCGGCAAAGGCACCCAGGCCGAGACGCTGATGCGCGAAACGGGCCTGCCGCAGATCGCCTCCGGCGATCTGTTTCGCGCCGTGCGCACGCAGCAGACCGAGTTGGCCGCGTTGGTGCGCTCCTACTACGACAAGGGCCAGCTCGTGCCGGACGACGTGACCATCCGCATGTTCCTGGAGCGGCTGGCCGAGCCGGACGCGGCCAACGGCGCCATGCTGGACGGCTTCCCCCGCACGCTCGAGCAGGCGCGGGCGCTCGACGCGGCCTTCGCGCGCGAGGGCAAGGCGATCGAGGTCGTGCTCTACATCGAGGTCTCCGAGCCGGAGCTGATGACGCGCCTCTCCGGCCGCCTGATCTGCAAGAACAACGGCCTGCACGTCTTCCACGAGGTCACGCACCCACCCAAAGTCGCCGGCGTCTGCGACATCTGTGGCGGCGAGCTGTACCAGCGCGTGGACGACAAGCCGGAGACGGCGCGCGAACGGCTGCAGGTGTTCTTCAACCAGACCATGCCGCTGGTGGAGTATTACCAGGGCCAGGGCAAACTGAAGCGGGTCAATGGCGAGCAGGCGCCCGACGCGGTCGGGCGTGAGCTGATCGCCGCCGTGCGGGGACTGCGCGATGGCGCGGCGGTTTAA
- the rpmJ gene encoding 50S ribosomal protein L36 — MKVQASVKPRCEKCKLIRRHGVLRVICQIPKHKQRQG; from the coding sequence ATGAAAGTTCAAGCGTCGGTGAAGCCGCGCTGCGAGAAGTGCAAGCTGATCCGCCGGCACGGCGTGCTGCGCGTGATTTGTCAGATACCGAAGCACAAGCAGCGCCAGGGATAG
- the rpsM gene encoding 30S ribosomal protein S13 produces the protein MARIAGVDIPRDKPVAISLRYLYGIGPSNALKIIDQARVVPSTRVRDLTDDEVNRLREIIDKQYVVEGDLRREVRQNIQRLIDIQCYRGLRHRRNLPVHGQRTRTNARTKRGARRTVAGKRRAGKK, from the coding sequence ATGGCACGTATCGCCGGCGTCGACATTCCTCGCGACAAGCCCGTGGCGATCTCGCTGCGCTATCTCTACGGCATCGGGCCGAGCAACGCGCTCAAGATCATCGACCAGGCGCGCGTCGTACCCAGCACGCGCGTGCGCGACCTGACCGACGACGAGGTCAACCGCCTGCGCGAGATCATCGACAAGCAGTACGTGGTCGAGGGCGATCTGCGGCGCGAGGTGCGGCAGAACATCCAGCGGCTGATCGACATCCAGTGCTACCGCGGCCTGCGCCACCGGCGCAACCTGCCGGTGCATGGCCAGCGCACGCGCACCAATGCCCGCACCAAGCGCGGCGCCCGCCGCACCGTGGCCGGCAAGCGGCGCGCCGGCAAGAAGTAA
- the infA gene encoding translation initiation factor IF-1, whose translation MAKKDGIEVEGTVREPLPNAMFKVELANGHEVLAHISGKIRLHFIRILPGDRVLVELSPYDLSRGRITYRFK comes from the coding sequence ATGGCAAAGAAAGACGGGATCGAAGTTGAAGGCACGGTGAGAGAGCCCCTGCCGAACGCCATGTTCAAGGTCGAGCTGGCGAACGGGCATGAGGTGCTGGCGCACATCTCCGGCAAGATCCGGCTGCATTTCATTCGGATCTTGCCGGGCGACCGCGTGCTGGTAGAGCTGTCGCCCTACGACCTTTCGCGCGGGCGCATCACCTATCGCTTCAAATAG